CCCAGTTGATAAGCAACACGAACGACATTATTCGAGTCCAGGTCCTGAGAGATATGAGTCATTTCATGCTGTGCGACAAACATTCTCTTCAACTAGTCTTGATTTTGCCCCCGGTTATTTTGGGGATGTTGGGTACTCTCCTGTTGGTTCGCCTAGAAAGCCTAGGCCCAAACCTGTAATGCCGAATGTGTCCCCAGAGCTATTGCATCTAGTGGATTCTGCTATCATGGGGAAGCCTGAAAGCTTAGACAAATTGAAGAATATCGTCAGTGGTGCAGAGGTTTTTGGAAATGGCGAAGAAACAGAGAGCATTTCTTTATTAGTAGTTGATTCGCTACTTGCCACAATGGGTGGTGTTGAATCATTTGAAGATGACGGGCTTCACAATCCTCCCAGTGTAATGCTGAACTCCAGAGCTGCTATCGTGGCTGGTGAGCTTATTCCATGGCTTCCATGGGAAAGTGACAGTGAGAGTATCATGTCACCTAGGACAAGGATGGTTAGAGGATTGCTTGCTATACTGCAGGCTTGCACTAGGAACAGAGCAATGTGTTCTATGGCTGGTCTGTTAGGAGTTCTTTTGGGGTCAGCTGAGAGAATTTTTACTGAGGAAGTTGATTCATCTAAGCCGATGAAATGGGATGGAACTCCTTTGTGCTATTGCATCCAATATTTGGCTGGACATTCGCTTAGTGTAATTGATTTGCACAAGTGGTTTCAAGTAATCAGGAGCACACTTACCACTGTATGGGCAACCCCATTAATGCTTGCAATGGAGAAGGCAATGGTTGGGAAAGAGTCGAGGGGTCCATCATGTACATTTGAGTTTGATGGAGAAAGCTCTGGATTGCTGGGTCCTGGAGAGAGCCGTTGGCCATTCACTAGCGGATATGCATTCGCGACATGGATATATGTCGAATCATTTGCAGACACACTAAATGCAGCAACAGCAGCTGCTGCAATAGCGGTTGCTGCTGCAGCCAAGTCAGGGAAATCATCGGCCATGTCTGCTGCAGCTGCTGCCAGTGCACTTGCTGGTGAGGGAACAGCGCACATGCCTCGGTTGTTCAGTTTCTTATCTGCTGATAACCAGGGGGTGGAGGCATACTTCCATGCTCAGTTTTTGGTGGTTGAAAGTGGTAGTGGAAGGGGAAAGAAGGCTTCCTTGCATTTTACTCATGTATTCAAGCCACAATGCTGGTATTTTATTGGTCTGGAGCATACCTGCAAGCATGGGTTACTTGGGAAAGCAGAGAGTGAGCTGAGATTGTATATTGATTGAGCCTTGTATGAAACTCGGCCTTTTGAGTTTCCTCGGATCTCAAGGCCACTTGCATTTTGCTGCATCGGGACAAACCCTCCTCCTACGATGGCTGGTTTACAGAGACGTCGTCGTCAATGCCCTTTGTTTGCTGAAATGGGGCCTGTTTATATCTTTAAGGAACCGATTGGACCAGAGAAGATGACACGTTTGGCATCTAGGGGAGGGGATATTTTACCTTCTTTCTGTAATGGCGCAGGTTTACCTTGGCTAGCAACAAATGATCATTTGCAAAGCATGGCAGAAGAAAGTTCACTTCTGGATGCAGAGATTGCAGGATGCATTCACCTACTCTATCATCCCAATTTGCTTAGTGGGCGTTTCTGCCCTGATGCTTCCCCTTCTGGCTCTGCAGGTGTCTCAGTCATCTCCTGCATTTTCTAACAGTACTTAGATTAGAATCATATTGAATTTGGAATGCTTCCctttttcaaataacattttttaatgttttaggtATACTCAGAAGACCTGCAGAGGTTCTTGGGCAAGTACATGTTGCTACAAGAATGCGCCCGACGGAGGCTCTGTGGGCCTTGTCATATGGAGGGCCCATGTCTTTACTGCCACTGGCAGTATGCAACGTGCATAAAGATACCTTGGAACCTCAACAAGGGAGTCCTCCTTTGTCTGCTGCAACAGCTGCTCTTGCTGCTCCAATATTTAGAATTATATCTGTGGCTATTCAACACCCtagaaacaatgaagaattGTGTTGAACAAGAGGGCCTGAGATTTTGGCACGAATCTTAGACTATCTTTTACAAACATTGTCCTCGCTTGAAATTGGAAAGCGTGAGGGAGTAGGAGATGAGGAACTCGTTGCAGCAATTGTGTCTCTTTGTCAGTCTCAGAAAAGTAACCATGCTCTGAAAGTGAAGCTTTTTAGCATGCTTCTATTGGATCTGAAAATTTGGAGCTTATGCAACTATGGACTGCAAAAGAAGCTTCTATCCTCACTTGCAGATATGGTTTTTACAGAGTCATTAGTAATGCGGGATGCTAATGCCATCCAGATGCTTCTTGATGGCTGCAGGAGATGCTACTGGACCATTCGTGAAAAGGACTCTCTGAGTACATTTTCTCTAGATGAGGCAACACGTCCTGTTGGAGAAGTGAATGCTTTGGTTGATGAACTCTTAGTGGTAATCGAACTCCTAGTTCTAGCAGCAGCTCCGTCATTGGCTGTTGAAGATGTTCGCTGATTACTTCGGTTCATGGTTGACTGCCCACAGCCCAATCAGGTAAAATACTTAATCTGAATAGATGTGAGCATGATCCAGGACCAGTTTCGGAGCTTCCAGTTTCATGAATACGAAGATTAAGGACTGAAATTTACACAACTAACTGTACAAATTGCCACAATTGCAGATTCATCATAGAGTAATGAAGTATTCTTTAATAGGAATTCCAAGAAGTATGTGGTTTCAGTTGCAGGCTTTGAAGTCAGATTATGCACAAATTtgaatctcaatttttttcatctaatattTAGATTCAGTGGGGAAGATCACATCCAATATTACTATACACAGCTGTTCAAATCAAACTCCAATGCCAAACTAAAATTATTAGTGCAGAAAAGACGATTGTGCATAGATCGTTACACTGATGATAGATAAAGCCAAGAGAATTTTTTATCCAAGACCAAtactttgttttcttgttcctGTTAAAGGGGGAAGATGGAAGGGGTTCTTGTCAATAATGGATCTTAACTCCATTTCCTAAAAATTCCAACCAACTGGGTTATAAATTAAGCAATCTAAGAAGAGGGTGATGTGATGTTATGACCATTAAAAGCAGCTGATATGTTGGAggccttttttgttttctttattggCTGAAGACACAATGGAGGTCCTCTAGGAAACAGGTTCCCAATTTTGTTACAGACAAGGAAAGCAACAGATAAATGTAAAAGTGACTTCAAATTATCTTACCATTACATTTAATTATTCTAGATTATGATCTCAAGCTGCCCACAAGTCTGTAAAAAGGAATGTATAATAAGGACTAGTATTTTAAACTTTAGTCCATTCAGTGTGGCACTTAAGTTGATAGAAGATACGCATCATTGCCAGCTGAAACATTGGGTATTTCCAAATATAGTGATGCCttcaattgttttctttcataGCAAAACCAGTCACACACTAGCTCTATATTTTATGTAGATTATCAGAATGCCCTTTCTTGGAACCATACCACTGCAATACACAGATAATAGTTATTCACACAAGGTAGTTTTGTAAATCAAATGCCCCTTCTTGGTCAATTGATTTAGgcaatttctatatatatatccacTTGGGAACTTGATTTGCATCAAGCATTGAACATAATTGCACAGAGAGAGGCAGAGAGAAACAGAAAGAATGAAGACTTTTGGCTTAAAAGCATCTTTGCTCTTAATAGCCATTCTCGTTTTCACAGATTGTTTGAATGTGGAAGGCCAGGTTTGTCACCCAAGTGGCAAGATCAGGGGTAAGAAGCCCCCTCCTGGAGAATGCAACCAAGGCAATGACTCTGATTGCTGTAAAGAAGGCAAGCTTTACACAACATACAAGTGTTCTCCAACAGTATCTAGTCATTCCAAGGCATATCTCACTCTTAACGGCtttgaaaaagatgaagatGGTGGTGCTCCATCTGAATGTGACAACCATTACCACTCTGATGACACCCCGGTTGTGGCACTGTCAACTGGATGGTATAACAAAGGTAGCAGGTGCTTAAACAACATCACTATAACTGCTAATGGGAGGAGTGTCGTGGCCATGGTAGTTGATGAGTGTGACTCAACCATGGGATGTGATAGCGACCATGATTATCAGCCTCCATGTGCCAACAACATTGTCGATGCCTCAAGAGCTGTGTGGAAAGCCTTGGGGGTGCCTCAAGATCAATGGGGAGGGCTAGATATCACTTGGACCGATGCCTAATTTCATGCAGTTATTTATGTTTCAGATGTTTTCTGTGTTACTGCCTTTGTTCCTATTTCCTACCATGTATTCTGTGTATGATCAAGCTTAGTCTTGACCGTTCCTACATTCTATTAGATAATACTAAATCTATCAGGTTTCTCTATTAAAATCCTTTGTGAGTGAATGAGAAACTGGGACGTCAAATCTATAATCTATCACAGCCTAACCAGTACGAAAGTGAATATTGGTCATAAACCCTTTTTTGAAGAAGTCATAACTCCATTAACTACAACTGGGGTAGCACACACAATACAAGCCCTTAGGACTTGAGAACTTCACTGTAAGAGGTGTGCCCATAAGACTCAAAGAGGTAAATGAATTGTTATTTTATCAGTGAATAGAATACACCAGGAAAGTGTCTAGGAATGGTTCGAGTTTGATCTTGAAATCCACAGTTCAAAAGgcttcttaaaaatattaagctGAGTGGATGTGGGCATGCTTGAGGACAAACATGAGAACTTAAAAGTTATATGACTAACAATCTAAGTTATCAACCTGCAGATGATCAGAGTTCCAGTGAAGCATGTGGTTTCAGTTATAGGCTTGTGAGTAACATAGTACGCATAAATTTGAATCTAAAGCTTGTAACTGGTATCTAGAATCAGGGAAAGATCATATCCAATGTCCTATAGAAAAGTTGTGCAGATCAAACATCAATGCAGAAGAGACAACAATGCATATATACTAAATATGCCCGACTATCTAAG
The sequence above is drawn from the Vitis riparia cultivar Riparia Gloire de Montpellier isolate 1030 chromosome 15, EGFV_Vit.rip_1.0, whole genome shotgun sequence genome and encodes:
- the LOC117931713 gene encoding BEACH domain-containing protein C2-like — translated: MEEEEAQEVRKVSGGGGLVEVRVGTSDQENINISISDQAESQNIEVLEGVSSLPSVVDEDQFEQVCLGDQEKNTREENQGFVDCNRSSNSGSMRNSNSEIEDDFASAHGKLEAEVDSPVDKQHERHYSSPGPERYESFHAVRQTFSSTSLDFAPGYFGDVGYSPVGSPRKPRPKPVMPNVSPELLHLVDSAIMGKPESLDKLKNIVSGAEVFGNGEETESISLLVVDSLLATMGGVESFEDDGLHNPPSVMLNSRAAIVAGELIPWLPWESDSESIMSPRTRMVRGLLAILQACTRNRAMCSMAGLLGVLLGSAERIFTEEVDSSKPMKWDGTPLCYCIQYLAGHSLSVIDLHKWFQVIRSTLTTVWATPLMLAMEKAMVGKESRGPSCTFEFDGESSGLLGPGESRWPFTSGYAFATWIYVESFADTLNAATAAAAIAVAAAAKSGKSSAMSAAAAASALAGEGTAHMPRLFSFLSADNQGVEAYFHAQFLVVESGSGRGKKASLHFTHVFKPQCWYFIGLEHTCKHGLLGKAESELRLYID